A stretch of DNA from Raphanus sativus cultivar WK10039 unplaced genomic scaffold, ASM80110v3 Scaffold1445, whole genome shotgun sequence:
CTTAGAATTTGATTTATAGACTAAGTAGATTACAAAAATATGTGTATTAAAATTGTAGATAgaagattaaataaaatatgattccaattgttttttaaagaaattaaacatatatattgtcaTGTTTATATTTCCAATAgctttcatattttttgtatttttaaaattcagttTACTATTTTCCCATAAATGAGTGGTAAAATATATCTAGAATTaccaaaaatatcataaatcctattgtgacaaacaaaagattaaagtgttcatttttttcaattctcacttattttttttatctgtaTATGAAAGGGAAATAGTCTATAACAaactgtaatttaaaaaaaaaaccctaaaaatgtTCAAGTAAATGACTCTTTTTCAATTAATTTTCCATCAAATTCCCAATTGGATTTCAAATCGATTCATAAGTTATCCATCCCGCAAGTTTGTCGGAgaacacccaaaaaaaaaatgcattgcTTTCCCTGGAAGAGTGTAATAACGAGCCCATGCGTGTCACATGTTCATTCTCTGAGACATTTTAACAAACACTTTCAAGGCGCAAAATCGCGCACATTTCTTCGCACTAGATTTCACTCCGACACCCGCGTCGATGTCGCCGCCGTAAGCACGACAACATCATGTTTTAAAAGCCTCAATCCCACCCAACAGAACCAAATTCATCTCTACGTCGATACCCTTCTCCAATGGAACCAGGTCTTTTGCTGGAATTAACTTGTTGGGTTTTGTCTCTATTTCAATTTGGGAGTAAAGATTTGAATTGGTTTTGTGAAATGTACAGAAAATGAATCTCACGGCAACGAAAGAAGCTGATGAAGTCATGGAGAGGCATATTGAAGATTCTCTTGCGATATTGCCTCCTATAAGGACTTGTTACAACTTGCAGTCCAGTGACCAAATCAGTTTAATTGATGTTGGAAGTGGTGCAGGTCTTCCTGGGTTGGTTCTAGCAATTGCTTGTCCAGGTGCTCTTTATTATGCTCAAACCATGGTTATGTTGTATTTTCTTGATTTATTGAAAAAAGCCAACTTCTTTGTATCCAGATTGGAGAGTTACTCTACTGGAGTCTCTAAATAAGCGTTGTGTTTTCTTGGAGCACGTCGTTACTGTCACTGGGCTATCAAATGTTAAAATCGTTAGGGGCAGAGCAGAGGTATAGTTTTGATCTCTCACCCAACAGCTGTGcctcttttttttattactctTTTGTGACACAATAGCTAGTAAGGTGGATTATGAATTATATTGACCAACTTTTGATGTAGAACAGAGTTGTGGGCACGATGTTATGTACAGAGAGAAGTTTGATGTGGCTATTGCAAGAGCTGTCGCGGAGATGAGAGTCTTAGGTACCGTTTTTTCACAATTTTTCAAGTAGAATAATGCTACAAACATAGCTGCTTATTTAATTGACCAAAGTTGTTTTGAgttgtttgttttttgttataaattttcaGCTGAATATTGTCTTCCTCTGGTTCGGATTGGTGGATTGTTTGTAGCTGCTAAGGGTCATGACCCTAAGGTAAGACTTTTCTCATTAAGTGTTTTCCGTTGTAGATTGATTTCCTTAGAACCTAAATTCTTCatgaataatttataaacagGAGGAAGTTAAAAATGCAGAAAATGCGGTTCGCATGTTGGGTGGCTCCATATTACAAATTAGTCCAGGTGTGTTTTCTTTTGTGGCCTATATATATATGCTCACAACTCACAACGCTGATAAAGTTCTTCGAACTTGTACTCTTAATGTTAGCCTAATGATTCCCGTTTAAATAGAAATTAATGTGGCGATTATAAGATTTGGGATGAATTAGTAGAAACAAAGTGTTTTAGGAGACATGAACTTAGCATTGTGATATGATTTTGGTACTACCAGGAGAACTTTCAACATAATTatggatatatattattttatatcttttatagatcaatattttttttttgtatatctgCTTGTTTGGAATGATTTATCTCTGTGACTATGTAGTGGATTCACATAGCCCATATGGACAACGAACAACTGTTGTATGTCGCAAAGATCATTCCACCCCACAAAAGTATCCCCGTGAAGCAGGTACTCCTTCTAAATTACCCTTGTAAAAGATGTCTCATCACTTTCTTTTAACCTTGATTTGTAAACAATTTGAAAagcaatatttataaaacttccTTTGGAGTTTCAGTTATGTAGACATGGCCTCTGAATGACAAAGCATATTCTTTTCTTGAAATACTAGTATTGATTCTTTTACGTTAGTTCTATCTACAATGATGCCATTTGTTCGAGCATCCTAATTGATGGAAAAACTGAGAGCTCACTCCAGATTTCCTGTTACAACAGAGGTGACCAAGCATTAGTAGAAAAACTAGTTTGTCACATGCACATGGGACCATGACCtataatataacataaaatCACATAAAATACCGAATCTGTTAACCTATAGAATTGTagttatatattgtgttgtgaATTTGAGGCGTAGGAACATGTTATTGCTAAGTCCAAATCAAAAGGCAGAAAATCATTCACATCTCTCATCTCTTTGTGACTGCTCAGCTTTATAATGTTTATGCAACTGGAAGTAAAAGGGCATATTACCTATTATAATATGAGAAACAATGATATTGAAAAAGACATTGGGCAATATGACTTGTATACCTAACTAAACCATGTCTAGTTTATTTAATTACGTCAAAATTTGGAGAATATTAAAAGATCCCACAATGTTGGACCAAATGAGAATAGTATACATATTGTATGACATCAAATCCCCACTATGTAGACATGTGCTTTTGTTGCTTCTTTGTGTTCGTTTCCTTGCTCGTAATTATTTACTCTCTCGTTCAATAAAcctttttgtctttttagtGGATAGGATTGGGTATTGAAAGTTAGGTGTCTGACATAAAATCCAACTTCGTTACGTAAAACGAACTTTATTTATTGATTAAACCAATACATTACCATAAAGAACACGAGTGCTCATAAAAGAGACACAATATATTGATCAATGGGCATTCCGTGCTGACAAATCCGCACTAAATTTATCGATTacacaaaaaagtatattttaatagagATGTAAACAATTTTGGTTGTCCGAATGGTTTCtatgatgttttgttttgttttgtactGTTGAGTCTTTGACAAGGAAAAACCATCTAAAGAGCTTCTATATGTGTGCTGTTTTATATGAGCATTGATGTAAACAATTTGGGGAGTTGCGAATGCGATCGTGCAAGTCTCCTCTTGCATCCCTATGatattaatctataaatattttgattttgatattgTAAATGCTTTTACTTTCCTTTTATTTCCCAGCACAAAATCAATACTATTCATGAAATACTCTCTCTATTTCACAATAAATGTTATTATAACATCTTTTTATTGTTACATAAAAAGTATTactttataatttcaatgtaaattatatttattttaagctgaaaattaattgtaaactgcattggttccaataaataattttatttatttcaaatactgTTGGTCAgaaatatgtaattaataacaacatacatatattttcgtcattttcttaattttgtgtaaaaatatcaaagtgaCATTTATTCGGAAAGAAACAGAGAGTATTACCTTTCTATCTaagtttgttattttaataaagaTCTATAGAGGCTAGAGCAAAAcctatattctttttaaatctACTGTTTCAGTATTGTGTACATGATACAACTGGAGCAAATAAAGCCATCTGCAACGGATGGTATCTCCAAGAGTTTCTGCAGAACTAAATAATTAAGCAAATACAAATAGCACAAGAGAGAAGAATTGTTGGAGAATTAGCTAGAAACGTCCCTTTGCAAAAGTACTCTGCAATAAAATTGAGAGTTTTTGATTACAAGTGTCATTGTATTATTTAATCTATGTTTTTACagattaattttaattacaatatatttatatatcattgTTAATATTTGTGGGAGACTATTATAGAATTGTAACCAGTGTTGATGCTCTAAGAGATAATTAACATGTAAACCCTACTTTTGTGGAAAGCAAATGCCATGAAGTTATGCATTTTCCCTTAATTAGTGTCGATATAAACAATACCGAAAAGACAAGCTAGTTGTCCACTTTTGCATATTTTATATGCTATTGCACCAATATAATAAATTACTTTAGCAAAGATTTTATACCTACTTGGTTCGATTAGATTCTGTCGAGACCAAATTGTTAGGAATTGAATTGTTATGTAATAGAAACAGGAGACTCGCAGTCAACCCGAGTTTATGTAATAGAAGCTCTCTTCttttattcaatttaacatgCTCATCTCACAATTCCACACTCATCCATCTAGTATCCCAAAACATAAGCTCATCAAGAAATCGGATCAACATATATCAACAGAGgaaacaaattactaaaaaaagaCACATATTTTGTATCCCATCcaacttaatttatttaaaaacttttttacaaGGTTGGTACCAAAATCTGCCAAACCTTAACTTGAGAGTCAAGTCCTCCACTGTAAATGTGATAAGAAGCCTCAGATTGTGTACCGGAATCACGAATGGCTCCAGTTAAGCATTTAACCGGTCCTCCATGCCCCTCCAGCACAGCTAAGCACGAATAATCCGTAGAAGAACATTTCCACAGCCTCACTGTCTTATCTGCAGAGCCACTACAGACTATATCTGAAACAACAGCAAGGCAAAGAACAGACTCCATGTGACCTCTCAGCACCCCAATAACAGCAATGTCTCCACCTTCGTCGTTTCTTTCCCACACCAATATTGATCCGTCAGATCCACCCGAATACAAAAGATTGTAACTGGTTAATGCCAACGCGTTAATACCCGAATCATGGTCTGACAATGTTGCAACCAAATAATgattcttccttttctttttctcctcaTCGAGGTTCTTCCTCCACACTTTAATTTTCCGGTCAGAAGATCCCGTGTATATATCTCCATTCTCGGACAGTTCAACAGCATTGATTGCATCGTCGTGGGCGTCTGTAATGGACTCTAGGCATTTAAAATCTGTGGTTCGCCAGATCTTGAGCGTCCGGTCCCATGAGACAGAATAAAGTAGTGTTCCATCTCTTGACAAGGCTAAACCGGAAACCGCGTTTACATGGTGAACCCAAGAGGCTTTCTTGTGCCTCCTTATTTGGACTTGGTTGTTAGGCATCAAACACTTTGCCAAACGGTCACTCATCGTTGGCATCGTTGCTATATGcatgtattttttattactaGCTTCTGCTCCTTCAACGACGTCGTTTATCTTCCAGACACGTATCTTCTGATCTTGATGTGCTGTGAAGAGTTTGTCAGCCAAGATTACCAAAGACTTCACTGCTCCTCCGTCTCCTCTTTCTCCTGTTATTACATCGCCGTTGCTTGTCGCTTCGGCTAATGTTTCCAACGTGCTTGCATTCCATAATCTTACAACTCCGTCGTTGGAGCCTGTGTAAAGTCTCTTTCCTGCAAGGGTTAGAGATGAAATGTAAGAGGATGTGTTACCAACAAGAGTAGCGATACATTGATGAAGTGCTTGCGAAATAGATATTTGATGATCTTCATGAGAccaatctccttcttcttgtgtTTCGTGGCATCGTATCATTGTTTCTTATgaattgaattttttaattgatttattaaACAACTTACCAAAGTTTGTAGAGCTTTTATAGAGAGGAAAAAAGGATTGGTGCATAGAAAGGATGCAGTTGGGGGAAAGTAGTCGTGGAAACAACAATTGGCTCCAAGACTTGGACTATTCTTAATACTTATCATTATCAATTTGGACGCTTTACAATTTTGAGCAAATCTGACCGAAAACGAAAAGAATAATGTGACCGGAGGATGAGTAGgatgcaatatatatattttaaatgttctatatatttGCACAATCTTGTTTGGTAGACCTCTTTGTCACAAAAGTGGAGAAAAAGTTAAAAGTATGACCTTGTAGTATTATATCACTAGCTAGAGTTGGGATGTGTTCCAACCGTTGTGACTTGTGTGACACGTGATATTTTCTTAGACTTCAATATGTATATGATTTTACCATAGACGTGTTAACATAAGCAGATAGTAAAAACTCCATAAATCAATAATGTAAAGATGAAAAGAACtattaattataaagtataaaataattaataaataatattaataatttattcatgGAGATTTAgttcattttcttcaaaacatatatttcaaTTGATCtacataaaaaatttagatgaatttatttcagaaaatattatGTATAGATTTGAAATTATGATTACTAATATCGATGTTATTTAATGGATTTTTGGAATCTTAATGTAAAATGTATATTAGATTTCAAAGTTTATACGAAATTATACTATAAATATTAATGATTAAGCTAAAGCAatactacaaaaaaaattgttaatagTTATTCTCATAACAAGTGACGATTGCATCTTGAACTCTTCAGAATTTGAAATGCATATAATTGGGACAACAAGTAAACTTTGCAATGTAAAGTAACCTAAGGTCTGTCTgacttgtaaaaaaaaaaggtctgACTTGTAAATGTTGTATCTTTAAGTTTTTTGCTGTAAATTGAAGTTGCAAATTTTTTTGCTTTAGGTAGAAATTTTATTGCTACAAAAATTGTAGTTGTAAGATTTTAGCTGTAATGAGACTCATATGATCTGTATACACGTATCTTTTGCCATCTGCTCTCTGTGACTTGAAGAACGTCATGAAACTTTCTAGATATATCTTTTGCAAATGTCCAATCACTCTCTTGACATTTCGCTGGACAAGACTCAGATACAAATGTGGCATAAACATTGTCACATTCTTTTTCACTGTCAAAGAAATATTTTAGGACGTATTTTAGAAGAAAGTGGCATTAATCTGGATGACAGTATATTATCTCCTCAACAAATTGATGACCATGGTTAGGATATTCACACAATGGTTacttaacaatatttatttttatgtagtcattataaattaaaaatgatctTCATCAGTATCATCAGGCATTTGTCAAAATAATTGGACAATCTGTATATTAATGCCTATGGTAGAAGCTGGTCGCCTATGGGCGAGTTGGTCGGAACTGATCCAACTCGACATCAGGCGAGTTGGAAATGGTCGATCCAACTCGCCTGATGACGAGTTAGGTGAGGTTCATCCAACTGTGATGTGGTCGTTTCATTGCTCATGAATCGTTTGGTAAGAGTTCGAACAATCTTTCCCGAGAGCTTTCAAGCATTGATTCGTCGTAACcaattttgaccccaacaattgACTGAAGACGGTGTAATTCACACAAAGAAGTACCTTGGTTTCTAGTTATAAGCCTTCGACATCTTGCCATTCTAAAATGGCAAAGCTCCTTGATGCTCATGGAGAAAGAATCACATCAAAAATTGTGTTCAGCTGAGATATTAACTTGAAAAACTAATATCAACGTCAATGCCAGCCTCGGCACCAAGGACTAGCCCAGAACCATGTTCTGAAACGCCGCCGGAGGCAACTTAGTGATATCTCGAGCCTGAGTATATGAAGTGAGAAGTCGAGGAAGAGGAAACCACAATCTTGATAGAGAGAAGTAGGAATCATGCATCTAGACCCATCCAAAAGGAGGCGTCCAAGGCCTCTCCTCTGTAGAAGTGACTATCATTAAGAGGTCGGAGGGAACAATTGTGCTTTTGCCCAGTTTTGTCAAGAAATCATTGTTGAGAAACAATGGGTCGAAAAAGCCCTCCCCGTCTTCCTGCTCCTTCTCTTCAGAATTTTAACTAGGATCAGACGCTGCAtcaagatttatatattttccccCAATGGAGGAGGAAATGAAGGATCAGATTCTGGGCAGCCAGACCCGTCATCGGGTCCACCGATGCGATCTCCGACGACGGTTTAAAGAGAACCATCGTCATAACAAGCATCCACCATCCCATGATAACAAAATTATGACGCAAGAAATCCGTCCATCTGAAAAGAACACGAAAGTATAAAAGGTTCAGAAAAAAGAAGTGAAAATCAGAGAGACACGGGAGACGTTGAGCGAGAagaatcaaagcaattatccaAGGAAcataacaaacaaacataaatcGAAAACAAATATAGTAAGGAGAAAAATACCTTTGTCTGACAGAGAAGAAGATAAGAGAGGGACTTaaggaaaaaaattaagagCAAGAGGGCGGCCACAAAAAGAGAGATGAGCAGACATGGTCATCCTGGCGGTGCAATTGATGACTAGTGAAAACACGACATGATATTTAAAGAATACTAGAACTCATTTCacggaaaaaaataaatcatttacaTGTCATATGTCAAAGCGTATTCAACACTCCAACTCACTCCTAGTAGATATATCTCATCTAACGCGCATCAACGTGCATAACTAGGAGCTATTGTTGGAGGATGGGCCTCCAGCCCCACGCGAGTTGGATGAAGACGAATAAAGCCCACAAACATGAGACAGCGCATCCGGAAGTTTAAGAAAGACATCCATCACACAAGAAGAAACAACTTGAACCGTGAGCTACCTATAGTATGGGCATACTGCCAAACGTAGCTGACAGACCTTTACAAACAACAAGTACAATGATTGTTGCCGAACGAATCTCTGACATGATCACTACGAAAACAAAGAAATTGAGGAGAAAAACTCAATAAATACCGTATTGAATGGAGAAGGAAAGAGGGTGGTTAGAGAAAATGACTACGAACTCTCAAACTATCGACTACTAGTTCATATTCTCTTAAAGTTCTATTTAGTATCTCTTTCTCAGTTTGGcttaaacattttaataaacagAATTTCTGGCAACAAAActctttaattattatttgattattcTCTAAATTAGATAATCGTttttaggtttcaagagctaGTATGAAAACATACACtgttattaaaagaaaatatggaaactttAGTGCCCTTCTGACAAACAATGAAACTATATATTGCCCATGTTAGATAATCCTCATCGATCAGAATTCAGAAGCCGAACAACACTGCTCCTGAGTTTTCCAAATAAGTGAGCATTCCTTTGTTCAACCTTTCCCATGCGTCTGTCTGTTCAATGTTCTTGGCCATAGTtcttaaaaatcatattttatatcaaaaaataaaaacagaaaacaaaatagACACCCAATGCCTTTATGTGTCTCCTACTTCAGgaattattttctaaacaacCCATAAAACTCAACCTCTCCCATGTGCCCTCACATGCTTTCCAATGAATTACCAgtcaattattatattttcattcaaGTTCCATTGAGCAATGTTTACTACAAAATTAAAACGCCAACTTTTGATATCACATTCACTATGGATCTCCGCAAAAGCAGAGCAACGACAACCACCGTTACTCTCTCATGTCTTCTCCTCGTTTCTTCATTCTATACTATCTCCACCGCAAAATCAGCCAAAAATCCACCCTCTTACCAACTCTTTCTATTTTTGGGATTCGTTCTAGTCGCAGCTTTGTCGCTTCTGATACTTGTCACTGCTGCACGGGCCACTATGGTAGCTTGGATAACGGTGATCGTCTTGCTGGCCTTCTCGGGTACACGCCGTCGTGTTCTGGCGAAGCGGGGGAAGACGATAACGACGGACGTGGCTATGTGCTTGGTCAGGGTTCTGATTAGTGAGGCAGATCCTCGCGGTTAGTCTGATGTTAGAGggtatttattatttacatattatccttgtatataatcttttttttttaaatctgagGATGTCCAGCCGGCCGAAACCCAACACTAACGCCAAATAGTCCTGGTTCTTGTATATCACTTGAAACTATTCCTTTTGTGAATGATATTCGGTTTTGTTTTTACTATAGTCAAATGTAAATTTCTAGTatctatatatgtgtgtgtttggaATTCTTCAAATGTTCACTAAATTCTAGTCAAGTTATGAGATCAAATATTGGTCAAcagttacaaaataattaaaagagcACACAAttatactccttctgttttatTTACTAATAGTAATAAAATACAAGTgttaaaatattgtatatattaggATATTATTGGTAATTATATGAAATAACCCATGTTCAAAAAGTTGCTAGGCGGAACGCGTTCGGCTCATCCGGGCCTAGCGAGTAATCAGAAAAACGGGAATAAATCGAGGAGTACACGgggaataattttttaataaaaaatagatttaaaataaaaattatacaacaTTCCCTTAAATAATATTCATATCGCAAATGACAGATGAAGTATTTTAGCCCAGCAGTTAGAGTAGCTTAATATGGGCTTGAAACCCGGGTTCGACGGCCCAAACATACATTTTGTATgcttttatcattttttaaagaAGTGTACAAAtgtaattttgattttcttcttcttcttcgagctCTAATCTAATTCTCTGCGGCCGTTTTTCTGTGTTTTCAACATAAACACCATTTTTTGCGATTTACTTCATTTCAACTTAGTTTATCTGTTATTACCACTAAACTATTGAAGATCTAAGAAGTTACTACTGATTTTGACTCGAAATCGACGGAttatagacttttttttttctgaaccgAGTTTTAGTCCGACTATGGCAAAATCGCGGTGGCGGAGCTCCGCCGAGCGTTTTTCCGGCGCGGAATCGGCCAATCCGGCCGCGTTTTCGAACATGGGAAATAACTAatcacattaaataatatatttatattaaaatttaatatctatcttattaaaacagaaacattatgttggacctaacatttattttgtaagtttttaaattaaatacacctttatactttatagttaaacatacattaagtcactaatgtttctttctttatactactatccatgtttccaaacaatatacttatttctttatgctactatcaatgtttccaaacaatatatttttatactattatcaatgtttccaaataatacaataattaatcttagttattttatatctatcattttctctttaaaattttgtaaaaacgtcataatttcataaattacaaaatagtgaactttaaaatttcgatgataagattacaaattatgaaaatattacaatttaaatctaattagattacatatcggtcatccatcagttcaatcggttagtctcgggttttagtgatttttaatatgaatattttaaaaacataaattaaattgtcagatctccggattaacggtatgatcacaatcgggttgaatttaaaaaatactgatttaaatgcaaaaatattttaaaatacacactctttaaaaagaaccaaaatatttgttaaattattagtgaaatttttcatcgtaaaatatcccgcgcttcaaaagcgcgggtcaaaatctagtattttttAACGGGTGTGAAAAGTAAATATTCATGGAGTCATTATTAGTTATTGACTCTCCACTTATAGATTATTATAGTAAATAttgaattaataataattaataatttattttaatttatattattattttgtttgaaatcAGTAAATTAACTACCATTTAATGGTACAAAAAATGAAAAGCAGCacaaaaatacaattaattatcagcccaaaaaatttcaaagttatatagttttagttataagtttacaataaaatgaaattattttaagaaaaaatgaatACAAAATTGTATAAAAGGACATAGTAGGGAATTCATTATTAAAGAATAACTAAATTTGAAACTATATTTATAagtgttcaaataaaaaataatgttgatgtatgaaaataaaatataaatatgatatttttttcaaacacactgtatatttaattataatatgtcctatactattaaaagataATCATAATTTTGGACATATTGTTGATCTTTTTTTATCAACGCTTGATTcattcttaaaattaaaaagggcCCTAAAAAAAGTTCATGACTAAACTGGTCTTTACAATGCAGGAAAACACATACTGACACTgtagtgaaagaaaaaaaatggggAAAAAATCAACTACCAAAACCAGAACAATACCAGTAGGTACCATTTGTCGAGGAGAGCATTATATAACTCTGTCCTTCCTGATTCAGGAGAACTTTATAGCAGGGGCGGACCTAGGTAGGACTAAGGTGTGGCATGTGCCccactctctttctttttttttgaaaaaattcagtataaaatttgtttaaatacCCTTATTTCACTTGTAATTTCATTATGTGCCAcatgtttaatattaaaaatatccttGTATTTTATGTTTCTAACATAATGTGCCCCATATTTAACAAACTTCTGGGTCCGTCCCTGCTTTATAGAGGTCAAATATAGCTGACTTGAGAACACCAATATGTAAGACTTGTAGCTTTTTCCATTCAAAGCCAAGATTTGTTAGGATTTGAAACACAAACTTGATTTTTATATTGCTCCAAAAGACTGAGGAGACACCAAAATCGAAGTTTGGGAAAAAGCAAAGAAGATAAggaaaaatatgatttaatcTTGTGACATCCCACACAAATATGAGCCGGAGGCCCAACCCATTATACTGGAACCGGATTAAACTCTGCCAAAGGAGAAAAGCGCCCATCAACACTATGACTAAACCGTGCACCAAAACCAATAGAAATAATTTCTCttcaacattgcttcttcacCACTTGaagtaaaaacaaacaaaatataaacagACCCAAGCCAGCTGGAACCGAGGCATGGACGAAGTGAAACACCAAACAACATACATAAATCAACCATAATAATCTCCAAAAGCTTATGGCAGTTGCAGCTATGCCACAACGGCGAACTAACCAATCCGAGACCAATAGCCTCACAACCTCTACAACTAAAGGGCTGAAACAGTATTGGACCATATTGAATTATTATACTTTGTATATGCTAATGTAAATGGGCTTAGGACACACTTGTATATAAGGCAGTTGCCTCTCTTACATAATAAACAAGAAGAACATCTTAAACTACTGAAATCTTTTTGACATGGTATCAGAATCTCAAATCTAAACTACAAGATTTGGCTCATCGATTCTGGAACTACTCAATCCGCTGTGAGTTGTGTTGTTTGATGTTTCTGGTTTAAGAAAATTGATACAAGATCGGCCCTTACTACTTCTGCGATGCCGACTCGTACTGAAACAAGACGAACGATTTGACCCTATGACCTAACTGCGGGTGATAATTCAGGAACTGTCATCTCCAAGCCGTCGTTGCGAGGACCTAACTACA
This window harbors:
- the LOC130504237 gene encoding uncharacterized protein LOC130504237; translated protein: MHCFPWKSVITSPCVSHVHSLRHFNKHFQGAKSRTFLRTRFHSDTRVDVAAVSTTTSCFKSLNPTQQNQIHLYVDTLLQWNQKMNLTATKEADEVMERHIEDSLAILPPIRTCYNLQSSDQISLIDVGSGAGLPGLVLAIACPDWRVTLLESLNKRCVFLEHVVTVTGLSNVKIVRGRAESCGHDVMYREKFDVAIARAVAEMRVLAEYCLPLVRIGGLFVAAKGHDPKEEVKNAENAVRMLGGSILQISPVDSHSPYGQRTTVVCRKDHSTPQKYPREAGTPSKLPL
- the LOC130504236 gene encoding protein JINGUBANG-like → MIRCHETQEEGDWSHEDHQISISQALHQCIATLVGNTSSYISSLTLAGKRLYTGSNDGVVRLWNASTLETLAEATSNGDVITGERGDGGAVKSLVILADKLFTAHQDQKIRVWKINDVVEGAEASNKKYMHIATMPTMSDRLAKCLMPNNQVQIRRHKKASWVHHVNAVSGLALSRDGTLLYSVSWDRTLKIWRTTDFKCLESITDAHDDAINAVELSENGDIYTGSSDRKIKVWRKNLDEEKKKRKNHYLVATLSDHDSGINALALTSYNLLYSGGSDGSILVWERNDEGGDIAVIGVLRGHMESVLCLAVVSDIVCSGSADKTVRLWKCSSTDYSCLAVLEGHGGPVKCLTGAIRDSGTQSEASYHIYSGGLDSQVKVWQILVPTL
- the LOC108837162 gene encoding uncharacterized protein LOC108837162, with translation MCPHMLSNELPVNYYIFIQVPLSNVYYKIKTPTFDITFTMDLRKSRATTTTVTLSCLLLVSSFYTISTAKSAKNPPSYQLFLFLGFVLVAALSLLILVTAARATMVAWITVIVLLAFSGTRRRVLAKRGKTITTDVAMCLVRVLISEADPRG